In Candidatus Chlorohelix allophototropha, one DNA window encodes the following:
- a CDS encoding TetR/AcrR family transcriptional regulator, producing MKSDLRTTDTKERVIAEALRLYQLGGYSYLNMDHIARTLKITRPALYFHFPGGKDQLIIEVIKSWGEEVIKQVETAIRENEDVRTRLKHIMYGVTLLPLPDDKEIAQAQLCHLNQQAQEQMHLFIISINRIITGVIEEGICKGELRQVDPNIVFISFTGLCHQVEKLPVIRQLLPQEFANKFPDTVEELADKLLELWFEGIIARCTT from the coding sequence ATGAAATCTGATTTAAGAACTACGGATACGAAAGAGCGGGTAATTGCCGAAGCACTGCGGCTTTATCAGCTTGGCGGTTATAGCTATCTGAATATGGATCATATTGCCAGAACTCTCAAGATTACCCGTCCTGCTCTTTATTTTCATTTTCCGGGCGGCAAAGACCAACTCATAATTGAGGTTATAAAATCTTGGGGTGAAGAAGTAATCAAGCAGGTGGAAACCGCAATTCGAGAAAATGAAGATGTCAGAACTCGCTTAAAGCATATCATGTACGGAGTTACGCTCTTACCTCTTCCCGATGATAAAGAAATAGCCCAAGCGCAACTATGCCATCTTAATCAGCAAGCACAGGAACAGATGCACCTGTTTATTATCTCGATTAACCGAATAATTACCGGTGTAATCGAGGAAGGTATTTGCAAGGGAGAGTTACGGCAGGTTGACCCTAACATTGTATTTATCAGCTTTACAGGTTTATGCCATCAGGTTGAAAAATTGCCGGTTATACGTCAATTACTTCCTCAGGAATTTGCCAATAAATTTCCTGATACTGTGGAAGAGTTAGCCGATAAACTGCTTGAGCTTTGGTTCGAGGGCATAATTGCTCGTTGTACTACCTAA